In Aliarcobacter faecis, a genomic segment contains:
- a CDS encoding L-aspartate oxidase — translation MIYDYIIVGAGIAGLNAARLLPKDKRVLILCKMSTWNSNTFWAQGGIASAVDESDIPLHIKDTLEAGANYNNLQAVELLSKESIPTIKEIINAGMNFDKKADGTLAYTKEAAHSRNRILHASGDATGREIHIFLLEHCPHEIVTQAVVCDLLIQDDICYGVQYFTSEYKQKVAYSHNTIIASGGVGSIYRYHTNSTANAGEIHGIITEKNITLKDMEMTQFHPTVLKGTTFARKPLLSEALRGEGAFVVDENGKRFLFDYHEDGELAPRDIVSRAIFDYNKKTGLGVFLSFENFEKRAFKQRFPNIYENIKDLGYELPFENVPISPAFHYCMGGVEVDLDGLVKGFKNLYAIGEVACNGVHGANRLASNSLLEGLVFSKIAVSKSLKTNFKIEIDNYKKEIKNYIRNKSIDKEIKDDLRKIMWENAGIVRTKNELKEALEKIESYLKLDVGRLLYLRLLTARTILKASLKREKSLGAHFIKED, via the coding sequence ATGATATACGATTATATTATAGTTGGAGCTGGAATAGCAGGGCTTAATGCTGCTAGACTTCTACCAAAAGATAAAAGAGTTTTGATTTTATGCAAGATGTCTACTTGGAATTCAAACACTTTTTGGGCTCAAGGTGGAATTGCAAGTGCTGTTGATGAGAGCGATATTCCTCTACATATAAAAGATACACTTGAAGCTGGTGCAAACTATAATAATCTTCAAGCCGTTGAACTTTTAAGTAAAGAGTCAATTCCTACAATAAAAGAGATTATAAATGCAGGTATGAATTTTGATAAAAAAGCTGATGGAACACTAGCATATACAAAAGAAGCAGCTCATAGTAGAAATAGAATTTTACATGCAAGTGGAGATGCAACAGGAAGAGAGATTCATATATTTTTACTTGAACATTGTCCTCATGAAATAGTGACTCAAGCTGTGGTTTGTGATTTATTAATACAAGATGATATTTGTTATGGAGTTCAATATTTTACAAGTGAATATAAACAAAAAGTAGCTTATTCTCACAATACAATTATTGCAAGTGGAGGAGTTGGATCAATATATAGATATCATACAAACTCAACAGCAAATGCTGGAGAGATTCATGGAATTATTACAGAAAAAAATATTACTTTAAAAGATATGGAGATGACTCAGTTTCATCCAACAGTTTTAAAAGGTACAACTTTTGCGAGAAAACCACTTTTATCTGAAGCTTTAAGGGGCGAAGGAGCTTTTGTTGTAGATGAAAATGGTAAAAGATTTCTGTTTGATTATCATGAAGATGGAGAATTAGCACCAAGAGATATTGTAAGTCGTGCTATTTTTGATTACAATAAAAAAACTGGACTAGGGGTATTTTTATCTTTTGAAAATTTTGAAAAAAGAGCATTTAAACAAAGATTTCCAAATATTTATGAAAATATAAAAGATTTAGGATATGAACTCCCTTTTGAAAATGTTCCAATAAGTCCTGCTTTTCACTACTGTATGGGTGGAGTTGAAGTTGATTTAGATGGTTTAGTAAAAGGTTTTAAAAATCTTTATGCTATTGGAGAAGTTGCTTGTAATGGGGTTCATGGAGCAAATAGATTGGCTTCAAACTCTTTATTAGAAGGGCTCGTTTTTTCAAAAATTGCAGTTTCTAAATCTTTAAAAACAAATTTTAAAATAGAGATAGATAACTATAAAAAAGAGATAAAAAACTATATTAGAAATAAAAGTATAGATAAAGAGATAAAAGATGATTTACGAAAAATAATGTGGGAAAATGCAGGAATTGTAAGAACTAAAAATGAGTTAAAAGAGGCTTTAGAAAAAATAGAGAGTTATTTAAAACTTGATGTTGGAAGACTACTATATTTAAGGCTTTTAACTGCAAGAACTATATTAAAAGCTAGTTTAAAAAGGGAAAAATCTTTGGGTGCACATTTTATAAAAGAAGATTAA
- the guaA gene encoding glutamine-hydrolyzing GMP synthase → MKHVPIVVLDFGSQYTQIIARKLRESGVYSEIVPYNESIEDIMARTPKGIILSGGPASVYATDSYHPDSTIFDLGLPILGICYGMQLIAQHFGGKVVPASSHEYGKAKLDFVGENEIFKDTSNGQIVWMSHGDRVEEIPTGFEKIAISENSPYAAIANTSRNIYAFQFHPEVYHSEEGAKLLKNFAKYICGCESTWNMGSFAKEQIARVKKQVGDKKVLCAVSGGVDSSVVATLLFEAIGNQVIPVFVDNGLLRANEREQVETIFKSRGIDLITIDASEEFLSKLAGVTDPERKRKIIGETFIEVFDKEAKKHSGVEFLAQGTLYTDVIESVSVKGPSKTIKSHHNVGGLPDWMKFELVEPLREIFKDEVRALGLELGLPRNMINRHPFPGPGLAIRVMGDVNKPDLDLLRKADVILLDVLHSTGYYEKTWQAFTVLLNVKSVGVMGDNRTYDNTVCVRIVDATDGMTATFSHISHEILETISRRIINEVDGINRVVYDISSKPPATIEWE, encoded by the coding sequence ATGAAACATGTACCAATAGTTGTTTTAGATTTCGGTAGTCAATATACACAAATTATTGCTAGAAAATTAAGAGAGAGTGGAGTTTATTCTGAAATTGTTCCTTATAATGAATCGATTGAAGATATTATGGCAAGAACTCCAAAAGGAATTATTCTTTCAGGTGGACCAGCTTCTGTATATGCTACTGACTCATATCATCCAGATAGTACAATATTTGATTTAGGACTTCCAATTTTAGGAATTTGTTATGGAATGCAACTAATTGCTCAACATTTTGGTGGAAAAGTAGTTCCTGCAAGTAGCCATGAATATGGAAAAGCAAAATTAGATTTTGTTGGTGAAAATGAGATTTTTAAAGATACTTCTAATGGGCAAATTGTTTGGATGAGCCATGGAGATAGAGTTGAAGAGATTCCAACAGGATTTGAAAAAATAGCAATAAGTGAAAATTCACCATATGCTGCTATTGCAAATACTAGTAGAAATATCTATGCTTTTCAATTTCATCCAGAAGTTTATCACTCTGAAGAAGGAGCAAAACTTCTTAAAAACTTTGCAAAATATATTTGTGGTTGTGAAAGCACTTGGAATATGGGAAGTTTTGCAAAAGAGCAAATAGCTAGAGTAAAAAAACAAGTTGGAGATAAAAAAGTTTTATGTGCTGTTTCAGGTGGAGTTGATAGCTCTGTTGTTGCAACACTACTTTTTGAAGCAATTGGAAATCAAGTAATTCCAGTATTTGTTGATAATGGTCTTTTAAGAGCAAATGAAAGAGAGCAAGTTGAGACTATTTTTAAAAGTAGAGGAATAGATTTAATAACTATTGATGCAAGTGAAGAGTTTTTAAGTAAACTTGCTGGTGTAACTGATCCTGAGAGAAAAAGAAAAATTATTGGAGAAACTTTTATAGAAGTATTTGATAAAGAAGCAAAAAAACACTCAGGTGTTGAGTTCTTAGCACAAGGAACACTTTATACAGATGTTATTGAATCTGTTTCGGTTAAAGGACCTTCTAAAACTATAAAATCTCATCATAATGTTGGTGGGCTTCCTGATTGGATGAAATTTGAACTGGTTGAGCCTTTAAGAGAGATTTTTAAAGATGAGGTAAGAGCTTTAGGATTAGAATTAGGGCTACCAAGAAATATGATAAATAGACATCCTTTCCCTGGACCTGGACTTGCAATTAGAGTTATGGGAGATGTAAATAAACCAGATTTAGATCTTTTAAGAAAAGCTGATGTAATTTTACTAGATGTTTTACACTCAACTGGTTACTATGAAAAAACTTGGCAAGCATTTACAGTTTTATTAAATGTAAAATCTGTTGGTGTTATGGGAGATAATAGAACTTATGATAATACAGTTTGTGTAAGAATAGTAGATGCAACAGATGGTATGACAGCAACTTTTTCTCATATTTCACACGAAATACTTGAAACAATTAGTAGAAGAATAATAAATGAAGTTGATGGAATTAATCGTGTAGTTTATGATATATCATCAAAACCACCTGCAACTATTGAGTGGGAATAA
- the lipA gene encoding lipoyl synthase: protein MTQALDTTINYKKPEWLRKKLTPHAQVEMETLLKDVGGLHTICQEAKCPNISECFSNKNATFLILGNICTRRCTYCNVTTGMPHKVDESEIKKVTTSVLTLGLKFVVITSPARDDLKDGGAEQFYKVTRDIIEKSPQTKVEILIPDFKGNDDSLKRVIESGATIIGHNVETVPSLYRIRRNGTYGRSLEVLRRLKELGGDKVQTKSALMVGLGETEDEMIQVFQDLLDVGCKFLSIGQYLAPSGDFEKVIEYVKPEQFKKYEEIAYKMGFEFVKASPYARSSYMAHHYLNMASAL, encoded by the coding sequence ATGACACAAGCATTAGATACAACAATAAATTATAAAAAACCTGAATGGTTAAGAAAAAAATTAACTCCACATGCTCAAGTAGAAATGGAGACTTTATTAAAAGATGTTGGAGGGCTTCATACTATTTGTCAAGAGGCAAAATGTCCAAATATAAGTGAATGTTTTTCAAATAAAAATGCTACATTTTTGATTTTAGGAAATATTTGTACAAGAAGATGTACATATTGTAATGTAACAACAGGAATGCCACATAAAGTAGATGAGAGTGAGATAAAAAAAGTTACAACTTCAGTTTTAACTTTGGGTTTAAAATTTGTGGTTATTACAAGTCCTGCAAGAGATGATTTAAAAGATGGTGGAGCAGAGCAGTTTTATAAAGTAACAAGAGATATCATAGAAAAATCTCCACAAACAAAAGTTGAGATTTTAATCCCTGATTTTAAAGGAAATGATGATAGCTTAAAAAGAGTTATAGAATCAGGAGCTACAATTATTGGACACAATGTAGAGACAGTTCCAAGCCTATATAGAATTAGAAGAAATGGAACTTATGGAAGAAGTTTGGAAGTTTTAAGAAGATTAAAAGAACTAGGTGGAGATAAAGTACAGACAAAAAGTGCTCTAATGGTAGGTCTTGGTGAGACTGAAGATGAGATGATACAAGTTTTTCAAGATTTACTTGATGTTGGTTGTAAGTTTTTAAGTATAGGGCAATATCTTGCACCTAGTGGTGATTTTGAAAAAGTTATAGAGTATGTAAAACCAGAACAGTTCAAAAAATATGAGGAGATAGCTTATAAAATGGGCTTTGAGTTTGTTAAAGCAAGTCCATATGCAAGAAGCTCATATATGGCTCATCACTACTTAAATATGGCAAGTGCATTGTAA